One Euwallacea fornicatus isolate EFF26 chromosome 22, ASM4011564v1, whole genome shotgun sequence genomic region harbors:
- the LOC136346329 gene encoding succinate--CoA ligase [ADP-forming] subunit alpha-like, with amino-acid sequence MIYQEYTRKQSTFNSKQTIEHKTNALGVCRRERENNSLELSSFNSVKDAKHVTVILVPPLELRDQAKRLDFCWRMDTQTMNGQYFYREITFSDKATISINGTVSSQLVSLQDSALNNPKKPRAVQGLSPCLAGGGGLLKGINFVDCVDIFLNELETHGPVLIGKMGAEADENTTEHLWKSTILTTR; translated from the exons ATGATTTATCAAGAATACACAAGGAAACAGAGTACATTTAACAGTAAGCAAACCATCGAACATAAGACCAATGCCCTGGGGGTTTGTCGCCGGGAAAGGGAGAATAACTCTTTAGAACTGTCAAGTTTTAACTCTGTTAAAGACGCAAAGCACGTCACGGTCATACTCGTACCACCTTTag AGCTAAGAGATCAAGCAAAACGTCTGGATTTCTGCTGGCGGATGGACACTCAAACCATGAATGGTCAATACTTTTATCGAGAAATTACATTCTCTGATAAAGCCACGATCTCCATTAATGGTACTGTTTCATCACAGCTTGTAAG CTTACAAGACAGTGCATTAAATAACCCAAAAAAGCCTAGGGCGGTTCAGGGCCTAAGCCCCTGCCTAGCCGGTGGAGGAGGCTTATTGAAGGGTATCAATTTCGTGGATTGTGTCGACATATTTCTGAATGAGCTCGAAACACACGGACCAGTTTTGATTGGGAAAATGGGAGCAGAAGCTGATGAAAATACAACTGAGCATCTCTGGAAGAGCACAATCTTGACAACAAGGTGA